A stretch of the Orcinus orca chromosome 1, mOrcOrc1.1, whole genome shotgun sequence genome encodes the following:
- the LOC117203444 gene encoding reactive oxygen species modulator 1-like: MLVALSPYAQFQPSCFHLVKMGFVMVCTADMAAAALFSIFSCLRIGIRGRGLMGGVRKTMMQSGGTFGTFMAIGMDI; this comes from the coding sequence ATGCTGGTGGCCTTGAGTCCCTACGCACAGTTCCAGCCAAGCTGCTTCCACCTCGTGAAGATGGGTTTTGTGATGGTTTGCACCGCGGacatggcggcggcggcgctcTTCAGCATCTTTTCCTGTCTCAGGATCGGAATACGGGGTCGGGGTCTGATGGGCGGTGTCAGGAAAACCATGATGCAGAGCGGCGGCACCTTTGGCACATTCATGGCCATCGGGATGGACATCTGA